From Ostreibacterium oceani, the proteins below share one genomic window:
- a CDS encoding c-type cytochrome — protein sequence MSDKPAVSSLVKLQMVFWALLMPVALIVGGIAIALFWLGDTELEDATNLQVQETRTQPIGKVILPGEGQANLVAAAAPPPEETYQSVCAACHTTGLLESPKFGDAAVWEQRISDIGGFDNLVASAIAGKGNMPAKGGAVTLSDEDFRLVVQYITGRPVDDNSDDSGDSDSSNAADDAANDDATDTSTAAADQETDESANEGASEGVNEKVDESTSNEAGSEAIDSEATSQPENSPPENSLPEDSPPEDNTPDNSASEATSGTAQQ from the coding sequence ATGAGTGATAAACCTGCGGTCTCTTCTCTAGTTAAGCTACAAATGGTGTTTTGGGCATTGTTGATGCCAGTGGCTTTAATTGTCGGCGGCATCGCCATTGCCCTTTTTTGGTTAGGCGATACCGAACTAGAAGATGCGACAAATCTCCAAGTACAAGAGACACGTACGCAACCGATTGGAAAAGTCATCCTGCCTGGCGAGGGGCAAGCCAACCTCGTTGCCGCGGCCGCACCACCACCCGAAGAAACATACCAATCTGTCTGTGCGGCTTGCCATACCACCGGTCTATTAGAATCACCAAAATTTGGCGATGCGGCCGTCTGGGAGCAGCGTATTAGTGATATCGGCGGATTTGACAATTTAGTCGCCAGCGCCATTGCAGGCAAAGGCAATATGCCTGCCAAAGGCGGTGCTGTGACGCTGAGCGATGAAGACTTCCGACTCGTTGTACAGTACATTACTGGTCGTCCTGTTGATGATAACAGCGATGACAGCGGTGATAGTGATAGTAGCAATGCCGCTGACGATGCAGCTAATGACGATGCAACCGACACAAGCACAGCGGCAGCCGACCAAGAAACGGATGAAAGCGCAAATGAGGGAGCGAGTGAGGGCGTCAACGAGAAGGTTGATGAAAGCACCAGTAATGAAGCTGGCAGCGAAGCGATTGATAGCGAAGCAACAAGTCAGCCTGAAAATAGCCCACCTGAAAACAGCTTACCCGAAGACAGCCCGCCCGAAGACAATACCCCTGACAACAGCGCGTCAGAAGCAACCTCAGGAACCGCCCAGCAGTAA
- a CDS encoding ABC transporter permease: MSAGSNVMSQFFQSDFFYYFRQNKTIIVSFSIFLLMVIAAIFAPWVAPHDPYDLASIDILDSQLPPSWMSGGDGRFWLGTDEQGRGIFSTIIYGLRTSLAIGLLAVILQMVVGIVVGLFAAYYGGKLDSLLMRFADIQLSFSTLMVAIVISAIFKTLFGAQFYSEYALLLLVLIIGIAEWPQYARTIRSSALSEKKKEYVEAAKVMGFKPLRIMFRHILPNCLSPILVISTVQIANAIMSEAALSFLGLGMPAEKPSLGSLISNGFDYIQSGEWWITLFPGLVLVLVVLIINLLGDWLRDVFNPKLFKG; encoded by the coding sequence ATGAGCGCTGGTAGCAATGTCATGTCGCAATTTTTCCAATCTGATTTTTTTTACTATTTTCGGCAAAATAAAACCATTATCGTTTCATTCTCCATTTTTTTACTAATGGTGATTGCCGCTATTTTTGCGCCTTGGGTCGCGCCACACGATCCTTATGATTTGGCGTCGATTGACATTTTGGATTCACAGTTACCGCCTAGCTGGATGTCAGGCGGCGATGGGCGCTTTTGGCTGGGCACGGATGAGCAAGGGCGTGGTATTTTTTCAACGATTATTTATGGTCTTCGTACTTCTTTGGCGATTGGTTTGTTAGCCGTTATTTTGCAAATGGTGGTAGGGATTGTCGTTGGATTGTTTGCGGCTTATTATGGCGGCAAACTCGATAGTTTATTGATGCGGTTCGCTGATATTCAGCTGTCATTTTCGACATTGATGGTGGCGATTGTGATTTCAGCAATTTTTAAGACGCTATTTGGTGCACAATTTTACAGTGAATATGCGCTACTACTACTGGTGTTGATTATCGGTATTGCTGAGTGGCCGCAATATGCGCGCACCATCCGTTCGTCTGCGCTGTCTGAAAAGAAAAAAGAATACGTCGAGGCGGCCAAAGTCATGGGATTTAAACCATTACGAATTATGTTTCGTCACATATTACCCAATTGCTTATCGCCCATTTTGGTGATTTCAACCGTGCAAATCGCCAATGCGATTATGAGCGAAGCGGCGTTGTCGTTTTTGGGGCTGGGTATGCCTGCCGAAAAGCCATCGCTGGGTTCGTTAATTAGTAATGGATTTGACTATATCCAGTCGGGTGAATGGTGGATTACGCTATTCCCAGGTTTGGTGCTGGTTTTGGTGGTGTTAATCATCAACTTGTTAGGTGACTGGCTGCGCGACGTGTTTAACCCCAAACTTTTTAAGGGGTAG
- a CDS encoding ABC transporter permease, which produces MIKFLFARLLQASIVMLVISFIAFAVQSKLGDPVSQLVAITASAEEKATMRDQLGLDDPFLIQYGRFLKNAVQGDFGTSYFFKEPTTKVILDKLPATLELVFIASLFIVFVSIPLGVYTAIRPNSVLTKFIMGLSIVGISVPVFLTAILMINVFSLYLGWLPSYGRGETSDTFGWQSGLFTVDGLKHLIMPSLALSSIMLPLFIRLVRSEMIEALSSEYIRFSYAKGIKEKTIWYSHALKNTMLPVITVGGVQLGIMVAYTILTETVFQWPGVGLMFLEAVNRADIPLLTTYIIFVGLLFVVTNTIIDLIYGLIDPRVNLLGGK; this is translated from the coding sequence ATGATAAAGTTTCTTTTTGCAAGGCTGCTACAGGCTAGCATCGTGATGCTGGTTATTTCGTTTATTGCGTTTGCGGTACAGAGCAAATTGGGCGATCCCGTGTCTCAATTGGTCGCCATTACCGCTTCTGCTGAGGAAAAAGCCACTATGCGCGATCAATTAGGGCTTGATGACCCATTTTTGATTCAGTACGGGCGTTTTTTGAAAAATGCAGTCCAAGGTGATTTCGGTACCAGCTACTTTTTTAAAGAACCGACAACAAAAGTGATTTTAGATAAGTTGCCTGCGACACTAGAATTGGTCTTTATCGCGAGCCTATTTATTGTGTTTGTTTCGATACCGCTGGGTGTTTATACCGCAATTCGACCAAATAGCGTGCTGACAAAGTTTATTATGGGGTTGAGTATTGTTGGTATTTCGGTGCCCGTATTTTTGACCGCTATCCTGATGATTAATGTGTTTTCACTCTATTTAGGGTGGTTGCCTTCTTATGGGCGTGGCGAAACCAGTGATACGTTTGGTTGGCAATCGGGGCTATTTACCGTGGATGGCTTGAAGCATTTGATTATGCCATCGTTGGCGTTGTCTTCGATTATGCTGCCACTATTCATTCGATTGGTGCGTTCAGAGATGATAGAGGCATTGTCCTCAGAATATATACGGTTTTCGTATGCCAAAGGTATCAAAGAAAAAACCATCTGGTATAGTCATGCGCTTAAAAACACCATGTTGCCGGTGATTACTGTTGGCGGTGTTCAATTAGGGATAATGGTGGCTTATACCATACTGACTGAAACGGTCTTTCAGTGGCCAGGGGTTGGGCTGATGTTTTTAGAAGCTGTCAATCGGGCGGATATTCCCTTGCTGACGACGTATATTATTTTTGTTGGGTTATTATTTGTGGTCACCAACACCATTATTGATTTGATTTATGGATTAATTGATCCACGCGTCAATTTGTTAGGAGGTAAATAG
- a CDS encoding ABC transporter substrate-binding protein, with protein sequence MKLTTKMKTLTLAIAMSFSLQAADLTIAYDSDPVSMDPMEQLSGATLQMSHLLFDPLVRTNSQLEYVPRLAERWEKVSPTVTRFYLRQGVKFHSGNDMTADDVIWSFNRYRESGDFKAVFEPYAEMVKVDDHTVELIAKAPYPLVLANATYLFVMDSKFYTGQSEDGKAKDAIEKNTGSFASTNVSGTGVFKLKSRQQGVELVLEKNPDYWGESGNVENVKWVPIKENATRLAALLSGGVDLISPVAPTDLDRVEQSDNHHLLTLPSDRIITVQLNQKVVPEFKDVRVRQAVIHAINNEGIVDKIMRGFATPAGQNSPVGYAGHDPSLTPRFDLDKAKALMKEAGYEDGFTVTMISPNDRYVNDEKIAQAIAAMLARINIKVELTTMPKAQYWPEFDKCENGIQLIGWSSDTGDSANYSEYLTMTRDAETGRGQYNCGHYSNPEMDALVNAANQETDAEKRAALLKQVSKIEYDDAAFVPLHWQNLSWGLANKVTNLKDYVNLKEFPLLGDLIIEE encoded by the coding sequence ATGAAATTAACGACAAAAATGAAAACATTAACCCTAGCGATTGCGATGAGCTTCAGCCTGCAAGCAGCAGACTTAACCATTGCGTATGACTCTGATCCCGTATCAATGGATCCAATGGAGCAGCTATCAGGCGCCACATTGCAAATGTCACATTTGCTGTTTGACCCGCTTGTCCGCACGAACAGCCAGTTGGAGTATGTGCCGCGGTTGGCCGAACGCTGGGAAAAAGTCAGCCCGACCGTGACGCGGTTTTATCTGCGTCAAGGGGTGAAGTTTCACTCAGGCAATGATATGACGGCCGATGATGTGATTTGGAGCTTTAACCGCTACCGTGAATCAGGGGATTTCAAAGCCGTATTTGAACCTTATGCTGAAATGGTTAAAGTAGATGACCATACCGTCGAGTTAATCGCCAAAGCCCCTTATCCTTTGGTCCTTGCAAATGCGACGTATTTGTTTGTGATGGATTCGAAGTTTTATACAGGACAGAGTGAGGATGGTAAGGCCAAAGATGCCATTGAGAAAAATACGGGCTCGTTTGCCTCAACTAATGTATCAGGCACAGGGGTCTTTAAACTAAAAAGCCGTCAACAAGGCGTAGAGCTTGTGCTAGAAAAAAACCCAGATTATTGGGGTGAGTCAGGTAATGTTGAGAATGTGAAATGGGTACCAATCAAAGAAAACGCCACCCGTTTGGCCGCACTCTTATCTGGTGGTGTGGATTTGATTTCTCCCGTCGCGCCAACCGATTTGGATCGCGTTGAGCAAAGCGACAATCACCATTTGTTAACGCTGCCTAGTGACCGCATTATCACGGTGCAACTGAATCAAAAAGTCGTGCCTGAATTTAAAGATGTGCGTGTGCGTCAGGCGGTTATTCATGCGATTAATAACGAAGGTATTGTCGATAAAATCATGCGCGGATTTGCAACGCCAGCGGGGCAAAATAGTCCTGTAGGTTACGCGGGGCATGATCCGAGTTTGACGCCGCGATTTGATTTGGATAAAGCCAAAGCATTAATGAAAGAAGCTGGTTACGAAGACGGCTTTACCGTGACGATGATTTCGCCCAATGATCGTTATGTTAATGATGAAAAAATCGCACAAGCCATTGCTGCCATGTTGGCGCGAATTAATATCAAGGTCGAGCTAACTACAATGCCCAAAGCGCAGTATTGGCCTGAGTTTGATAAATGTGAGAATGGTATTCAGTTGATTGGTTGGTCATCCGATACGGGTGATTCGGCGAATTACTCTGAATACTTGACGATGACGCGCGATGCTGAAACGGGGCGGGGGCAATATAATTGTGGGCATTACAGTAATCCTGAGATGGACGCACTGGTTAATGCCGCTAACCAAGAAACAGACGCAGAAAAACGTGCAGCGTTATTAAAGCAAGTGTCAAAAATCGAATACGACGATGCGGCGTTTGTGCCACTACACTGGCAAAATCTATCTTGGGGTTTGGCTAACAAAGTGACTAACTTAAAAGACTACGTCAATTTGAAAGAATTCCCCTTGTTAGGCGACTTGATTATTGAAGAATAA
- a CDS encoding ABC transporter ATP-binding protein, whose amino-acid sequence MQCGVLLEVNDLSVAYPSRHGIFYAVDKVSLTVNRGEILGIVGESGAGKSTVGNAVTQLLSPPGYVSGGEAYLDGVQLTSLSREAMRKVRGKDIGFIFQDPMTSLNPLFTIEEQMIETMVTNLGINKATAAVRAVELLASVGIPEPEIRIKQYPHQFSGGMRQRVVIAIALSTDPKLIIADEPTTALDVSIQDQILQLIQTLCKERNVGCVLVTHDMGVVASVTDRVAVMYRGQLMEIGETEQVLRQPKHEYTKSLISAVPRGDKKFDRFPLVTYIESVDTEKQPIDVKTHWLGKALETVDYDGPILSVNNIDLKFATNNAFFKANRTYVHALKNISFHVNKGETFGLVGESGSGKSTIARAVTGLYPPDKGDIIFEGLSLMSLKDEKARMPLRRQMQMVFQNPYSSLNPRMRVADIIAEPMLFHGLVDSKTQAHSIVRDLVSHVGLAANAVNKFPHEFSGGQRQRISIARALATRPRLLICDEPTSALDVSVQAQILNLLKDLQKELQLTMIFISHDLPVIRQMCDRIGVLKHGDMVEITETEQLFTHAEHEYTRRLIELMPIFAQSESTATPA is encoded by the coding sequence ATGCAATGCGGTGTGTTACTAGAAGTGAATGACTTGAGCGTTGCCTATCCTTCTCGCCATGGTATTTTTTATGCGGTTGATAAGGTTTCCTTGACGGTTAATCGCGGTGAAATACTCGGTATTGTCGGCGAATCAGGCGCTGGCAAGTCAACTGTTGGTAATGCCGTCACCCAATTACTCAGCCCGCCAGGCTATGTCTCTGGTGGTGAGGCGTATTTGGACGGCGTGCAACTCACTTCGCTGTCTCGTGAGGCCATGCGCAAAGTACGTGGCAAAGACATTGGCTTCATCTTTCAGGACCCGATGACCTCGTTAAATCCCTTGTTCACGATTGAAGAACAAATGATTGAAACCATGGTCACTAATTTGGGTATTAATAAAGCAACAGCAGCAGTACGTGCCGTTGAATTGTTGGCGTCTGTCGGTATCCCCGAGCCTGAAATCCGCATCAAGCAATACCCCCATCAGTTTTCAGGCGGTATGCGGCAACGTGTGGTGATTGCGATTGCGTTATCCACAGATCCTAAATTGATTATTGCCGACGAACCGACAACCGCGCTGGATGTTTCAATCCAAGACCAAATATTGCAACTCATTCAAACGCTATGCAAAGAGCGTAATGTAGGCTGTGTATTAGTGACGCACGACATGGGGGTTGTTGCTTCGGTAACCGATCGCGTGGCTGTCATGTATCGCGGACAATTAATGGAAATCGGCGAAACAGAGCAAGTGCTCAGACAGCCCAAGCACGAATACACAAAGAGCCTTATTTCTGCCGTGCCACGTGGTGATAAAAAATTTGATCGCTTTCCGCTAGTCACCTATATTGAATCGGTGGATACGGAAAAGCAACCGATTGACGTCAAAACGCATTGGCTAGGTAAGGCATTAGAAACAGTCGATTACGACGGCCCGATTCTGTCAGTCAACAACATCGACTTAAAATTTGCCACCAATAATGCCTTTTTCAAAGCCAATCGCACATATGTACACGCCCTAAAAAACATCAGTTTTCACGTCAATAAGGGCGAAACGTTTGGGTTGGTTGGCGAATCAGGCTCGGGTAAATCAACGATTGCACGTGCCGTCACAGGGCTTTACCCACCCGATAAAGGGGATATTATCTTTGAAGGACTATCCCTGATGTCGCTAAAAGATGAAAAAGCCCGAATGCCGCTGCGCCGACAAATGCAGATGGTTTTTCAAAATCCTTATTCTTCGCTAAACCCTCGCATGCGAGTGGCGGATATTATCGCTGAGCCCATGCTGTTTCATGGTTTGGTGGACAGTAAGACACAGGCGCATTCGATTGTTAGAGATTTAGTTTCACATGTGGGGCTCGCGGCAAATGCGGTCAATAAATTTCCGCATGAGTTTTCAGGGGGGCAGCGCCAGCGGATTTCTATTGCGCGTGCATTGGCGACGCGCCCGCGATTATTAATCTGCGATGAGCCGACATCGGCGTTGGATGTGTCGGTGCAAGCGCAGATTCTTAATTTATTAAAAGATTTACAAAAAGAGCTGCAATTAACCATGATATTTATCAGCCATGATTTGCCGGTTATTCGCCAGATGTGTGATCGAATCGGTGTTTTAAAACATGGGGATATGGTTGAAATTACCGAAACGGAGCAATTGTTTACGCATGCCGAGCATGAATATACGCGCCGTTTGATTGAATTAATGCCTATTTTTGCACAATCGGAAAGCACCGCGACCCCAGCGTAG
- a CDS encoding YitT family protein produces MTGYKVTMRWLSQLLAKSQRHPQRHPQRHSQNHLKQPKGAPHSLFDDAQGVLTGMLLMSLGITIFQSAQLMTGGVTGLALLLHYSLGFPLSLSLLCMNIPFFVLGYYRFGRAFFTKSLLAVFGLVVLIELMRYWIVIESINHYFAAVLGGLLVGVGLIFLFRHRASMGGFNILVLYLQDKFHWNAGLSQLLLDVAVIASFAWIGYTGGHAIGHAGVIIASFLGAAVLNLAITINHRPGRYISF; encoded by the coding sequence ATGACAGGTTATAAGGTCACGATGCGTTGGTTATCTCAGTTATTGGCCAAGTCTCAGCGCCATCCTCAGCGCCACCCTCAGCGCCATTCTCAAAACCATTTGAAACAGCCCAAAGGCGCACCCCACTCGTTGTTTGACGATGCGCAGGGCGTACTGACAGGGATGCTGTTAATGAGCCTTGGGATTACCATTTTTCAATCAGCGCAGCTGATGACGGGCGGTGTAACGGGGTTGGCGCTATTGTTGCATTATAGTCTTGGTTTTCCGCTTTCTTTGTCGTTGTTATGTATGAATATTCCGTTTTTTGTGTTGGGTTATTATCGCTTTGGGCGTGCCTTTTTTACCAAGTCGTTATTGGCTGTGTTTGGCTTAGTCGTATTGATTGAGTTGATGCGTTATTGGATTGTGATTGAATCGATTAATCACTATTTTGCGGCGGTATTAGGCGGATTGTTGGTTGGTGTTGGGCTGATATTTTTATTTCGCCACCGTGCGAGCATGGGGGGATTTAATATTTTGGTGCTGTATTTGCAGGATAAATTTCATTGGAATGCAGGGTTGTCACAATTGCTACTGGATGTGGCTGTTATTGCGTCTTTTGCGTGGATTGGGTATACAGGTGGACATGCAATCGGGCATGCAGGCGTTATCATCGCGTCGTTTCTTGGTGCGGCGGTGTTAAACTTAGCCATTACCATCAATCATCGCCCAGGGCGGTATATTTCTTTTTAG
- a CDS encoding ABC transporter ATP-binding protein: MNETMRTENKTPVVMAKQIDYAYGEKHQRVEVLQCLDLTVFAGESVAIVGASGSGKSTLLHVLGGLDKPQSGEVLVCNQCLVKASGRSPNAKQQGEIRNQHLGFVYQFHHLLPEFSALENVMMPLFVRGITPREAKAAAMPLLEKVGVASRAAHKPAELSGGERQRVAIARAMVTNPDCLLADEPTGNLDQENAAAVMDLLFTLQRSENTALIIVTHDYAIADRMEKTYTLTDKRLQLSENPLVTSAGQ; the protein is encoded by the coding sequence ATGAATGAAACCATGAGAACCGAAAATAAAACCCCCGTTGTCATGGCCAAGCAAATTGACTATGCGTATGGCGAAAAACACCAGCGTGTCGAGGTCTTGCAGTGCCTTGATTTGACTGTTTTTGCAGGTGAGAGCGTGGCGATTGTCGGGGCATCAGGCTCGGGGAAAAGTACGCTGCTGCATGTGTTGGGCGGCTTGGATAAACCGCAGTCGGGCGAGGTATTGGTTTGTAACCAATGTCTTGTCAAAGCCAGCGGGCGCTCGCCTAACGCCAAACAACAGGGCGAAATTCGTAACCAGCATTTGGGGTTTGTCTATCAATTTCATCACTTGTTGCCAGAGTTTAGTGCGCTAGAAAACGTGATGATGCCTTTGTTTGTTCGTGGTATTACGCCACGTGAGGCAAAAGCAGCAGCAATGCCGCTACTAGAGAAAGTTGGTGTTGCGTCGCGTGCCGCACATAAACCCGCGGAATTATCAGGCGGTGAACGACAGCGTGTGGCGATTGCACGGGCGATGGTGACGAATCCTGATTGTTTGCTCGCCGATGAGCCGACAGGGAATTTGGACCAAGAAAATGCAGCAGCGGTAATGGATTTGCTGTTTACATTGCAGCGCAGTGAAAATACCGCATTGATTATTGTCACCCATGACTACGCCATCGCAGACCGAATGGAAAAAACGTACACCCTAACCGACAAGCGATTGCAGTTGTCTGAAAACCCGCTAGTCACAAGCGCTGGGCAGTAA
- a CDS encoding lipoprotein-releasing ABC transporter permease subunit: MNLSFYIGKRYLSATKGKGFVSFISVVSVLGIAVGIMALIVVLSVMNGVTSEVREKILSMTAHAKIVGVQDYIDPSVDIADVLPDSQDNPEIEQIIASAPYIEGQALIGIGQSYQGVQVKGIDAAREPAVSEVIASLGDEVNGLAPGEFNVIIGKSLSDQLGIYPGDKLTLVVPKTTVSAAGIIPRIKRFTVISLFESGHFLYDTGLILIDIDDAATLFQRSGYDGYQLKLADLFAAQTLTESLNQALPSPYYAIDWTSQNRTYFDAVKVEKAAMFFILLIIVMVAAFNILSTLVMVVNDKQSDIAILRTIGVTPQTIQRVFMIQGTALGLIGTILGVVGGVLFAKQVPNLMQFLEANFGFRLPAELYFISSLNPKIEVGVIVLIALCALLLSFLATIYPAFKAARTDPARALAYE, from the coding sequence ATGAATTTGTCTTTTTATATTGGGAAACGTTATCTGAGTGCGACCAAAGGCAAGGGTTTTGTGTCTTTTATCTCGGTCGTTTCTGTGCTCGGCATTGCGGTGGGCATTATGGCTTTGATTGTGGTGCTATCTGTTATGAACGGCGTCACCAGTGAAGTCAGGGAAAAAATCCTCTCGATGACGGCACATGCAAAAATCGTCGGTGTGCAGGATTATATTGACCCCAGCGTTGATATTGCCGACGTATTGCCCGACAGCCAAGATAATCCAGAAATCGAACAAATTATCGCGAGCGCTCCTTACATCGAAGGCCAAGCCCTTATCGGCATAGGGCAAAGCTACCAAGGGGTTCAGGTCAAAGGCATTGATGCGGCCCGCGAGCCTGCTGTCTCAGAAGTCATTGCGAGCTTAGGTGATGAAGTCAATGGCTTAGCACCGGGCGAATTCAATGTCATTATCGGCAAATCACTGTCTGACCAACTGGGTATCTACCCGGGTGATAAACTGACTTTGGTCGTTCCCAAAACCACAGTTTCGGCCGCTGGTATTATCCCGCGGATCAAACGATTTACTGTGATTTCGCTATTTGAATCGGGACATTTTTTGTATGACACGGGTTTGATTTTGATTGATATTGATGATGCGGCGACGCTGTTTCAGCGCTCAGGTTATGATGGTTACCAATTAAAACTGGCGGATTTGTTTGCCGCGCAAACGCTAACCGAATCACTCAATCAGGCATTGCCATCGCCATACTATGCGATTGACTGGACTTCGCAAAACCGTACGTATTTCGATGCCGTCAAAGTTGAAAAAGCGGCGATGTTTTTTATCTTATTAATTATCGTAATGGTGGCTGCGTTTAATATTTTATCGACACTGGTGATGGTGGTTAATGATAAACAAAGCGATATTGCGATATTGCGTACCATTGGCGTGACGCCGCAAACCATTCAACGGGTTTTTATGATACAGGGCACGGCATTGGGGTTGATTGGCACTATTTTGGGTGTGGTCGGTGGTGTGTTATTTGCTAAGCAAGTCCCTAATCTGATGCAGTTTCTAGAAGCTAATTTTGGGTTTAGGTTGCCTGCTGAGCTTTATTTTATTTCGAGTTTGAACCCAAAAATTGAAGTCGGTGTGATTGTGTTAATTGCATTGTGTGCGTTGTTGTTAAGTTTTCTCGCGACGATTTACCCCGCATTTAAAGCGGCTAGAACTGACCCTGCGAGGGCGCTAGCTTATGAATGA
- a CDS encoding rhodanese-like domain-containing protein codes for MTFEAFFHQNIFLFAVSIGLLVYLLVTEFMRGGAKHQLLSSAAFSRMINDGATLVDLRDESAYQRGHIVGAQNMTLEALLDKLASQAKDKPIALYCDSGRSSQVALGRLKKSGFNAVYHLQGGVRQWLLDGLPLEKK; via the coding sequence ATGACGTTTGAAGCCTTTTTCCACCAGAATATTTTTTTGTTTGCCGTATCAATTGGCTTGTTGGTTTATCTGTTGGTGACCGAATTTATGCGAGGCGGCGCAAAGCACCAGCTGCTATCGAGTGCGGCCTTTTCGAGAATGATTAATGATGGCGCCACATTAGTTGACTTGCGTGATGAGTCGGCATACCAGCGTGGTCATATTGTCGGCGCGCAAAATATGACCCTAGAGGCACTGTTAGATAAATTAGCATCGCAGGCCAAAGATAAACCAATCGCGCTATATTGCGATAGCGGTCGAAGCTCTCAGGTCGCACTTGGGCGCTTGAAAAAAAGTGGGTTTAATGCGGTTTATCATTTACAAGGTGGTGTTAGACAGTGGCTGTTAGATGGGTTGCCACTAGAGAAAAAATAA
- the chrA gene encoding chromate efflux transporter, whose product MQTTLQTPLFREFFRTWLHIGLVSFGGPAAQIALMHRLIVDEKRWLSETQFLNALNFCMLLPGPEAMQLATYCGWRQRGMIGGVISGGLFVLPGAIIIALLAACYVHYADVSLVQSAFVGIKAAVIMIILQALLRISQRVLLSLHHQFIALAAFLALFLLQLPYPLVIFGAASAGYFLFRKPNKSPLTTNLTTATTTATTTATTAPAHSKPCHQTTIRTLVIGISLWASPLLATYALFGKNMLFDMGVFFSKLAVISFGGAYAVLAYMTQTLVQENGWISTPQMIDALGLAESTPGPLILVTEFTAYIAAYYEYGTWYAIAATLMTLWVTFVPCYLWIFIGAPYLQWLSQMPTLKNILSGITAGIVGVMLNLGIWFALTVYFQEIKQTTSFLGVQLPTALPTVSLSAFDMIPFAISLLAAALLFKYKTNLLLTLALCALTAAGLGMILSA is encoded by the coding sequence ATGCAAACCACGTTACAGACACCTTTATTTCGTGAATTTTTTCGCACTTGGCTCCATATTGGCCTAGTCTCTTTTGGTGGACCTGCGGCACAAATTGCCTTAATGCACCGCTTGATCGTCGATGAGAAAAGATGGCTATCAGAGACTCAGTTTCTGAATGCGCTCAATTTTTGTATGCTATTGCCTGGACCAGAAGCCATGCAACTCGCGACCTATTGCGGCTGGCGCCAACGTGGCATGATAGGCGGCGTGATTAGTGGCGGTTTATTTGTGCTGCCAGGCGCCATCATTATCGCGCTACTCGCCGCCTGCTACGTGCACTATGCTGATGTCAGCTTGGTGCAAAGCGCCTTTGTTGGTATCAAGGCCGCCGTAATTATGATTATACTCCAGGCGCTCTTGCGGATTAGCCAGCGTGTTTTGCTTAGCCTGCACCATCAATTCATCGCATTAGCGGCTTTTTTGGCACTTTTTTTGCTGCAACTGCCTTATCCCTTGGTTATCTTTGGCGCAGCAAGTGCGGGGTATTTTTTATTCCGAAAACCCAATAAATCACCGTTAACGACCAACTTAACAACCGCCACCACAACCGCCACCACAACGGCCACCACGGCACCAGCACACAGCAAACCCTGCCATCAAACCACGATAAGAACCCTTGTTATCGGGATTAGCTTATGGGCATCACCCCTGCTGGCCACCTACGCTTTATTTGGTAAAAACATGCTCTTTGACATGGGCGTTTTTTTCTCTAAACTGGCGGTTATTAGCTTTGGCGGCGCCTATGCCGTGCTTGCCTACATGACACAAACACTCGTCCAAGAAAATGGCTGGATAAGCACACCACAAATGATAGACGCGCTGGGGCTCGCCGAATCAACCCCTGGCCCATTAATTTTAGTGACTGAATTCACCGCGTATATCGCTGCTTATTACGAATATGGCACCTGGTATGCAATCGCTGCTACGCTAATGACCCTATGGGTTACCTTTGTGCCATGCTATTTGTGGATCTTTATTGGCGCACCCTACCTACAATGGCTCAGTCAGATGCCTACGCTAAAAAACATACTCAGCGGTATTACCGCAGGCATTGTCGGGGTCATGTTAAATTTAGGCATTTGGTTTGCATTAACCGTTTATTTCCAAGAAATCAAACAAACCACCTCATTTTTAGGCGTTCAATTGCCCACGGCCTTACCCACGGTTTCGCTGTCCGCATTTGACATGATACCGTTTGCCATCAGTCTGTTGGCTGCCGCTTTATTGTTTAAATACAAAACCAATCTATTGCTGACGTTGGCGTTATGCGCGTTAACGGCAGCAGGACTGGGAATGATATTATCTGCCTAA